ATAAACACCAGTGCTAGCAGATCAGCATGAAAGTGCACAAATACGTACTCAGCTGGACACCACATAAAGCAGCTCAGTTgttcaaagctgtttttttctctttcagcaggAAGAAATTCAaaaccaaacatgaaaaatcaaatcactaaatattttcttctctACATGTTACTGATCTGGCAGAGGAACAGAAGCACAGCGGACACTAGAGAGGGAAGCAGCCATTATGCCTGAGTAGGCCTACAGTGCAAAGTGTGTCGTGATCTGTCAAATCTCCGACAGCTTCTGAGACAGAAGTGGAAATTTGACATCCCTCTGCTCTACAAAGGTTACCTGCCACCTGCTGGATTTGAaaagggttttttcttttttctttctcagaggGGAGGGAAAGTCACTACCGCACACCTGCACAGGGTTAAAACCACggtcaaaaggaaaaaaaaaaaggaaagaactTAACCTGACACATTTTCCCGCAGACAATGCCACAAGACAACTGGAGACAGGGAGGGGTACGGTAACAAGAAGTTCACAGTAAGTCACAAGCAAAGCAGCAGCTACATGTGCTAGTTTGGCTTGAGTGCATGTTTTAATGAACTGATGAGACTTTGCTTATTGCTTATAAACATATCTTATACTGAAATTCTAAATGAAATATACCAATAACATGAATGCATACGGTATAGGAAGTATTAAGTCCTCAACTCACCATCTTCTCCAGAGTAACCAGTAAAAACTTTAGGTTCTGGTCCCCATCCGTGGCTGTTCCTGCTCTGAATTTTGATCTCGTAGGGGACAAACGTGCCTGTGTTTTTCACTACAAAGGAGTGTCTTTTAACCAGGTGATCCTTCCACGGATCTTCCACCCCCAGTTTCCGGTAGCTCACCTTGTACTCAAGGCCTGGGCCATTATGCTCCATAGGCAACAGCGGCTACAACAGGACAATGTACGGATGACTTAGCAATCATTAACATGAATTCATACTATAATGGTTACTAGTGAACAGTCTTAAAGAtggggacattttttttataaaatatttctcTTACCTCCCAGCTAATGTCCATTTGATGAGGAAGATGGCCTTGAATTTTGATGTTCTCTGGGTTCCTATCAGGAGCTTTGGAGAGATTTGTTTAGttgtataattatattattacaaatgcaaaaatatctTGTGCTAATCTTCCTGTTTTGATTGTAGTCCTTTACAGCTAAAATGCAAATATCTAGCCATGCTATTCAGCTCAAAGAGTCTCTTTGGTAGTAGAAGTATCCAGTTTTCATGATAAACATATGAGAGATCATGAACATGTGCTGGAATGGATACTTTAGGACTTTAAGGGCTTCTAACACCCAGAAATATCTACACCCCCTACTGCTACAAAGTCCTGTGGCCAAAGGCCGGCCTTTCCATATGGCAAGTCTCTGCATGTTTCAAAAGAAACGCTAcaaatttgcatgttttcacaaTCAACAGATaaccacagcagaaaatgttaattaaagGGAGCGAGTCTTACCAGCAGGGGGTGTTTTGTATCTCTCAGTGGGCTCACTAGGGGGTCCAGGCCCAACGGCATTAACAGCATACACTCTGAACTGGTAGTTAAGGTGTCCGTGTAGTACCAGCTCAGCTGTTGCCTGGTTACCGGGGACTTTCTGTAGCTCCTTCCACCTGCCAGGATCCCATTGGCTCTCCTCATACTCCACTACAAATTCTGTGCTCaagcaggagacaggagacataACACATTCAGTCATCAAAAGCATGCACAGACTcattctgtttgtttcacttACAGTCATTCATCCATTACCTACAGTACAGGTTTAATACTTTCAGGAGACCAATAAtagaaaagttcaacattttaataaatatgataagaagaggagaagatcaataccactgtcACATGTGTGAGTCCAGTATGAAGTTGGGAcgcaattagcttagcttagtaaGGATGGCGTAACATCCCAACAAACAAATAGTTATTTTCGGtttatgtacaaataaaaaaaaaaaaagggggataTTACACGTTAATTAGTGAaagactagctgtttcccctgcttccagtcttcaTGTTAATCGCCTTCTGACCTCATCTCTGCGCTTAATGCACATCACTGAAGTGCTGACCTTGTAAAAGATGAGATGATCTCATGTAAAAGgtgaatttctcaaaatgtcaataCCTATCTTGCAATAGTGCAGTGTATTTACCTTCTGAAATGTTCTGCAAATGTAACattttagtattattattattattataaagaatttaaaacaaaacccaCAATAGCTTCATTCATGCAAACTGTGTGATCCACAGATATGGCTAATAACTGGCCTCACGACTGATGtttgattaaacaaataaattaaaattaatccACATTTCAGACTCATAAAGGCTCTTCAGGCATATCTGTTCTCATTTCTGATCATAGATGACACATATCAAAgctaaaaaaacattacaaacctACAAGAGGACACAATTATCAACTGATATAAATTGTTATCATCAGTAAGttccaaaaataaatgactcCCTTATTGAAGCATAAACGAGAGACAAGCTTCCCTGCCAGGATCCTCAGCGCTTTAAGGCTATTTGCAGCCATcgctttttaaaaaagcactCAGCAgtgatcacagcagcagaatCTGTTAACAACCCCTTTTCACAACAGACGAGACATGATATTTAGCTCAATTAGAACTTGCATCAAAGAGCAATTCTAATCCAGTTTTTAACAGCAGTCAGCAGACTTCAGGTGGTACATGTTGCTGTGAGGAGATCTATTATCCACACAGCAGTCACTGAGCAAAATCAGCTGAAACTGCATCCGTGTGCCTGGGctaaaggtgtgtttgtgtatgtgctaTCATCTATAGTCAAATACGTTATCTTTTGAAGAAAAGTTGCCATCTCTGGTTGGACAATAAAGTTGGAATCTTCTGTTCTCTCAGCAGGGTTGTATCTTAAAGAGGCTTATAGTTGGCACCGACTCATACCTTATAAGATTACTtcataaatgaaaatactcacAGGCAGTTTTGTTCTTCTGCTTCCACGCTGTATTACACTAATTATTTTGTAATGGCACCATAGTTGCACAGTAATTACATCATTGTGTAATCTGTAAACTAATGAGTAACAAGCAATGGTCACACAGTATACAAGTAGCTGTTGATGACGTTTCTCTGTtgcaccccacccccccaccccccctaaaaaaaaaattaatagaaGTTAAAGAGCATGCAGAATTCAAATGAACCTGTACCTGTTATAGAGCTGTTGTGATCACTCCCGGGTACCCAAGACAGGGAGACATTCCTTGGACTCTTAAGTTCCGACAGCTCTAAACTCATTGGCGCATCAGGAACATCTGCACCACAAAATACAAGCAGCAACATtagattaaaatgtaataaattacttccaaaaatgtgtaataaatacGTAATGAATGATCTATATATCATTCACAAATGATCTTACCCAGTACTGTGAGTAGTGCAGTGGCACTGTCTTCATCTAGACTGGTTCTAGCAATGCATGTGTATGTTCCTTGATCACTCAGGTTCACATTCATGATCTGCAGCATGCCGTCGTCCACAAAGTATCTGAACTTATGAGCGCTTCcatgaggagagacagacataaataataatatatgattatAACAGTTATTCTTAATGGATGAATGAATCATTCAGTGAGCATATACTCGCACCAGGGATGTATAATACTATATACTACTTCTAtaataattttcattcattttaaaaacagatctGTATCCTTATCTGCGGAGCTGTATCAAAATGCACATAGTTATAGACAATCGAGGTTTATGATTCATGGTGTCTTTCAATTAAGTGCAAAGCAGAAATGTAATATCTCTGACTTtctaaatcttaaaaaaaaaatcctaaattaCCGGATATGCATTGATGGCATGCATATGATTTGATATTCTGCTAATTAACTAGGTAATGCAGACCAAAAACAATATAACGTCCTTGGCATAGttaaccaatcaatcaatcaaccagACAATAGAAATCTATAGACAACATCCCTTCCATCTGACCTTCCAAGTCCGTCTGTACTCACGATAAGAAACTCCTTTGggactttttttcttgcttaGCATTAGCATGCAGGCAAAGACACTGAACAAAGCCATTgcgaacacaaacacacctgaaaaccaATGGAAACACTAATCAAACGCCACCACCTACCTGGAATTTTCCTCAAAGGAAAGTGGGATCTCCTCCCCATCCTTTTTCCATACCACCTCAAAGGTGCTCCACAGGCTTTTATCAAGCTCTGCCTGGCACATCAACTGGGCTGTGGTCCCACTGATGATCTGCACATCCTGAGGTGGATCCACTATTTTCGTAGGGTCTAAAGataaaacacaattaaacagACAGGATAATGATGTTTGTCTTGTTAGGCTGGAGCCTAACTCCTGCATGTAAATGAGTCTTTCTCACAGTAACTGCCTCATTGATGAGTGAAATGAGTAACCAAACTGGAAATGTCTTGATATTTCTTGATAAATTTTCTTGGTAACcggtaaaaatgaaaaacatatttataaatatgttgcatcatattattatttatgctGCATCTATTTACAACATCAATGAAAGATGAATTCAAAGTTGAGATGTGAAGATATTTATCGGCTTTTCAGCACAGCAATATTTCAGAGAACCTAACACAGACAGACCACCTAGTTTTACCCACTTGATCAATCAAAGCAGAgcatgtggaaaaataaaaagccttCTGCCGTCTGTATCTTAAACCTGTCAGTTTACACAGTTTTTGCTGTGTGATTTTCAATAATAAGTCTTCTATTGAACAAATGACCTGCAAAATCCGATGTCTCAGTTCTAAAAGTACTGGGCCAATTTTATTGACTTTCatgttaaagggtcagttcacctgCTTATCCACACAGCTTGAAATATTTGAAACTGTTCATCATTTGGGTGAACTGGCCATTTAATGAATGATCGCATGCAGGGACAAGTACTACACTTgctcaaagaaagaaataatcatTTTGCTGAGATACCTTTCACATCCAGCACAGCAGTGACAGCTGAATCCCCCTCCGTGTTAAAGGCAGCACACACATATTTCCCACTGTcgtttttttctgcagtgatgATTTGCAACGATCCATTCTGGAGAGAAATAAATCGCTCTCCCCTGATAGTTTCTGGTGCATCATCTTTGGCCCTAGAGCAGAAAAGTTTTCACATCTTTGAgccaagttaaaaaaaatgcctatttaattttcactgtcattttcagCTATTTCTCTTCCGCACCCTGAATGATCTTCAGTTTGTCGTATATAATTTaatgtatcatttattttcttcctttgaaTTTCAGTTGCCTGCTCACTCATCTTTTAAAAGAACTGTACAACAAAGCTTCTCAAGCAGGTTTGGTTTGAAGCCTAATCtaaattaaagcaaaacatTGTCAGGCTTGTTGATGAGATTGAAGTGGAGCATCGTCTAATAGAATCAGAAGAGCTATCCTCATGTTGTGTGGGTTTTAGTAAGgtcaaatgtgttttgtcatgGACTGTCTGAGATCCTGTTTCCCCTTTGTGGAACTGTAGCAGAGACACAGTGGTAGTTAACAGGATTTAATTAGACCAGTTTCAAGGAGCGGAAGGAGGATTATCTCATTAAACAGACATAAGTGTCAACATCAGACTATTTCATGCAGACACCTGCAGCAGTGTGGAATTCATAGCATGACTCACTGCGGTGATACTCTGTGTGCTCTGGTTCATTCTTTGGGCTAAAGCACAGACATCTACACACTGCACACAATCTGCACACCTTACACACTGATGCAGTGATGTGAGCGCATGGATAAAACCATAGTTATGAGAAGAGAACATATCACATCAAATGATATGTCTTCGCACTGAAGGATGTCACCAAGATTAATTCCTGATTTGCCTTACCAAGAGATGGTAGGTGGTGGAGAgctaaaaacactgcagttcaTGATGATCTCCCCTCCTACTATTACAGCGTACTCGTGGTAGTCCCTTGTCAATATCAGAGGAGCCATATCTAAAGGTAAGTGGAAAGAAGAGAGATTACAGCTGCTCAAATGTCAAGTTATTGCCcatgagatttttttcccccaagaaATATAGGCAGAAGAAAAGACGACTGGAAATACAGATATAAATCATATGTAGGCACAAGCATCTCAGAGAGCAGAAATGAAAATCTCATTCAGAACTACACTGACATTTGAAACGGTGCAATGTCTACAAAAGAACTGTGTACTtctataaaaacacagtttaatattACTGTTTTAGCAGTTAGTGGAGTTATGTAGAGTGGTCATGACTAGGTGAAAGATGGCCGTAGACCTGAAACAACTTTGATAATTGTTGAATCATTTCAGTAATTGTGTCTTCTACGATAGCAGAGGAAgtcctgtgtctttgttttggacCAACTGATCAGACAGAACAAACTGTTTAAATATGTCAACTTGAGCTCtggggaaattgtgatgggctTTTTTTCCTGCCACTTTATTGACCaaataatgaatcaattaatcaagacAGTCAATCAAAGTAATATTCACGAGTGCTGCGATAGAAGTAAGTGATCAAATTGTTTGCATGCTGATGGTCAGTCCAGTGTGTCGCTTGGTAGGTCActgtcatcagtgtgtgagtgtatgggTGAATGGGTGAAAGTATAAATAATTGGACCAAAGCActttatatgtaaatgtagaCATTCACCATATAATTTCTAAACTACAAATAATTTCTAGAACTATAAATAGAAGAGATGGTTAAACTTCAGCTGAGAGATAAAAAAAGCTCCTTGAGTCTGTAACAGCCTAGAGCAAGATACAGCGCTGCATTTCTAGTTGTAGAACCAAGAGACAGTTGCAGACAATCTTAGAGCTATGcgtttcttttaatttatttattttatgttgctAATTTGCTGCAGCCAATATAAATCTTACAATCCATTACTTAAAGACTGTTGCTGGCCAGGCATTGTCTGTCATGGTTATAATCGACCGTTAGGCAAATGCTTCCAGAATGCTAATGGGATCAGATTAAACACTGTTTGTAAAGAGAATGAACCGACTCAAACTCTGAAGGAACTGTGAAATGCTACTGAGCTCACCCAATCTACACATCATTTCCCAGACCCACTTGTACCTGATAAAGTAGCCACTGTGTTTACTAGCTAGTAACTTTGTCCTCGCTGGCTAGGCGGGGTTAAAGTGTTGCTGGTACACTCACTTGTGATCATGATGTTAACATTGGCCAGAACGCTGCCATGACGGTTGGAGGCTTCGCACTGATAGACAGCAGTGTCCTCGGACCTGGCGTTATGGAGCACCACAGTGTCGTCAAGCACTCGTCTGTTGCTCCCTGGGTCGTCtgcaacaaagaaacacaacaccAGAATCATTCCACAAGGGCTACGCTATAGCAAGGTCACATGTTTGAAGGCTAACGCTGATGCCACTACttgaaaggtttttaaaaatctgataaaaaatTTGAGTTGCAGTCattgaataattgattaatcagttactTGATCGAGAGAAACTTGGCTATAACTATTTTGAAAGTCAAAATTACTTTTAtacattctctggttccagcagctcaaatgtgaagatttgctgcttttcaccattttacattttactatttgggttttgaactgttgattGGAGATAACTCTGCAACCTTGGAAGTTCTGACCAGATAAATGGATAATTAAAATAAGTGTTACTTATAATCAGTAAAGACTAGTATTTCCTCTAATGCTATCAGTGTATACTTTAATTCAGTGTATTTTAAATTCTGAAACAAATCCAATTTCTAGTCAAGCCTGTCCCAAGAGTTTTAAAGAACACTTAGCAAAACAGCTGCTTGTCGACTTGAACTCGTGGTTATGTGCTTGAAGTTTGGTGCAGCTACGCACTGCACTGTCCTCCTGCCCAGTGGCAAAAGATGTTATAAAACCACAGTTAGAATTATTCCCACTCACCTCGGAGAAATTCACCATTCCTCCTCCATGTTATGTCTGGCGTTGGTTTTCCACTGACCGAGCACTTGATGTGAACATCAGACCCAATCACAGTCAGCTGGCTCTGAGGAGGCTCTGTCAGCCACTTTGGCGGCTCTGGGAGATGTTAAGGAGAGCTGTGTTGGTCTGAGTCAAAACAACTGTCATCGCTGTGCCAACAGCTTTCTCtttgaagcaaaaacaaatgcacccacaaatacatacataattAGTCCCTGAAGTCGACCTACCTTCCACTATTACATCAAAGTAGTGGACAGTCTGTCCAGCAGAGTTGTTGGCTTTACACATGTATTTCCCCTCATCCGTTTCGTCTACAGCAGAGATGGTCAACAGCTTTCCAAAGTTGTTAAATTGTGTCCGCAAAGGCAGCTTATCTCCCATTTTCATCCACTGTACCGATGGAGTGGGGCTACAACATGAAACCGTGACAAGTAATGAGGTGTAATGGCAGATAAATATGATAAGTAGTGTTAATAGTGATAATGTGGTTGCAGAGGTGATAATAGagcatatatacatacaatCCCTCTGGTATACACTCGAGCTGTAGCTCCTCTCCCTTCAACAACACCTTCTCTGTCTGAACaccagagggcagcagcaggCCAGGTTTTCTCACTGGGGGGGCTTCAGCAGCATTGACCATAGAGAACAGTCTTTGTCACTcaaatatatcattttaatcAACAGTCATTAATACTACAAACAAGTTTATATTCAGTCTATTATCTGCAGCTTTTTGCAACATGCAAACCAACTGTGTTGCCTGTTCATGaagattgttttgatttttattgtgaaagctTTGCCATGGGAAGATCACTCACTGTCATCGCTGCTGTCAGACTCATTGTCAGCTTTCACtggaacagaaacaaaatgctgTGAGAATAATTCTGGTAATGACAGTGATAAACATGCTTCACTAACTTGTATTGCTCAATCCAGCATCACAACAGAGTTTCTTAGAGCATAAACATGTTAAGGCAAGCCCTGCTTCTTGGTATGCAGTAGATGAATATCTTAAATATACTCATAAAAATACATGGAACAACATACAAATGTCCTCGCTTTTCACTTTTGGAAAAAGCTCAAATGGGCTatactgatgtttgtgttttaagatATGTATCAGATTTGCTTCTCTGAGATGTGTTATTGATGTCATGTTAAATAAGTGAGCTATAGTTGTACAGCTGTATTCAGGTTAAAGCCACACAGACAATTTTTTCAAACTTACAGCTCTTGACTACGACTGCCATGGCGGTTTTCTGGACGATGGTGCGTATTCTGGAGAAGGCGGCAAAGCAACAGTAATCCCGACGACTGTCGTTCTGTAAGGCATTAGAGAAGTACAGGTTGCCATCAACGCCCATGGAAACCCTCTCATCCTTCTCAATGTGCTGGAGACCTGGAAAAGATCATAATAGCCATCAGTGTCAGCAATGTCTGTATCTAATGTCAACCCATGTTCTTAATTGTGGCtataaaaaagacacaaattgGGACTTTCACATCCATTCTCAAATATATTCCTTGTGTGCACCAGAGGGACAAAACTCAAAGGTGAAAATTACTTCAAAAATCTCATCATGAGACTCAGAGCAGGAGAAGAGAAACTGCAACACAGCATAGCTTCATATTCACTAGACATTAATGGAAATGCCCTAAAGAGCTTCCTTGTATAGTGCCAGGGAACTCATAAGTGCACTGTGACAGCATATTTGGTTTACATAGAGCTATTATTTAAAGTTACGGGTCAGCGGCGCCCTGTGTCGCTCCTTGGTCAGCCCATTCACAGTATTTAACAGCTTCATTTAAGACATAGCCTTAAGACATTGGTTGTTATGTCAGTGTTCAAGCCaaactcataaaaaaacatatttggttCTGATTTATGTCACTTGGCACTTAAGGGAAATATGGGCCACTAATACGAAgagaataatattttttcaactCATGCGCATGGACAGGATGCAGAGAGCACAATGTTCCGctgacagtgaagaagaacatCATTACTGTTTTCATTGATGCGTCTCTACTTTTCAGACAAGCTACGATACATATGAAAGtatattttatcatgtttttgaCATATCGATTCTTGTGACAATCCctcaaaatataaatgtgtgaaacTAAGACTAAAAAACAAAGACTTTAAACAAAATCTAAAGCAAGAGCtgcacagatgttttcattcattctgccCCATGACTGTGGGCAGCCtcttatgtttttctttctcatatcAGCCAGGTTTGTTGGAGGCGGATGAGAACCTCCCAAGGGGCTGGGCAGAAAACTCAACCCTTACTTATAAAACACCTCAGACAGAAGTGAGGTGACCTTTTACATAGTAAATCACTTCCTTTGGCAGtagtgggaaaaaaaggacTCTGCTGTGAGGTAAACTTGTGCGCCTCAAGTATGCACCTTTCCTAAACTATCCTTCTTATAGTCACCTTCACTGGAGGCCAGTGGATGGTGACAGCACCATGCTTCTTCCAAAGCACAGGGTTTCACCAGCTACTTCTCTTCACCTGCGAGGACCACATCTCCACATTATCTACACTATCCCTTGACCCCTGCATGGAACTAGTGCAATGACAAGGACATGATCCCTTTCAAGCTTCTTACTCCTGAACAGTGAAGGCGTCAGCATCCTTCAAAGGATGTACCTGTTGGATCATCTAACAGCATCTGAAACACTTTTTCCTGCATTCAACAAGTAACAGTCATTGACACCCACTTTCTTTTGTGACTAGCCAGGTGTACAGAGAATTGAAAGAAGCCAGGAGCTGAACTTTTATCTCATGCTCTCTGTGCAAAACCGTGAATGTCTCTGAGGAGAGACTGTCCCCATTCATACCCCCACCCCAGGCAGGCAACCCTGTAAATTACAAGCATAAACAGTCGCTTATTGGCTTACCAATAGACATCCAGTAGATTTGACGTGGAGCCACGCCCTTAGGAGGGTTACACTTCAGGATGATTGGTTCTCCCTCCTTAACAACAATGGGATCAATTTCCTCCTTTGGAAATTTGGGGACACCTGATCCAAAAAACAGACGTTAAACAAAATGCttctgaacagaaacacaagctgtTCATGTAAAGGATACTTACTGGGAACTATCAATTCAGTCTCCTCTGTTATGGCAGTTCCCATCTTGTTGTAGGCGTAGCATCTGTATTTACCCTGGAGCTGGATAAGGTGCTCATTAGGGAGCACAAAAGTGCCACCTGTgtaagttgttttgtttgttgcgACGTAGGGAGGGATGAAGTCTTTGCCATCTTTTGTCCATCTGTATCTGTTGGAGCAAAACATACAGTAGGTTTCCTTCAACGAATCTTTGATCAGtgatcaatgttttttttgcaactgATGAAAGCAGCTCATCTTTGAtcagtgatggtgtgttttttaaattacgACAGAGATCATGCTGATGTCACTTACTCTGGTGGTGGGTTGCCCCTGGCTTCACACCTGATAGTGACAATGTTGTCAAAAGGAAGGGCAATAATAGGACCTGATGTGTGAGCTGTTATGGTTGGAGGCTGCTCCACTATGATATGAagaaacatacatacaaaataatcacagaaatgttaaatgttgacaTCAAGTTTCTAGTtctttcctgctgctctgtatgAAGAAGAGAACTCTGCAACCTGGCAAAGTCGTGTGCCAACAAGTCTGCATAATCTGGACAAATAAGGTGCTTAGATAGACAGTGAACTAAAATAGCACACCAGGACTTGATTGCAAAGCATTCTTAGCCCTAAACAAAGAAACCTCTGCTGCAACAATTTACTTTAAGTTGTTATTTTTTAGTCACAATTTTAAAAGCTTATAttcatgaacatgttttttgacaaatgttATGTTTCtcagaacaaagagagaggaaaatttttatcttcattttaatcTTCCATGTGAATCAAACCTTATAAATCGACTCAATATTTATTGGGGAAGTACTTATTAAGTATCATGACACTCGTACCTTCCAGAGGAATCTTGAGGCCTGCCGCCCTGAAGGTCAAGGCCAAAAGCAGAGCGAGCTGCAGGCTCCCTGCCAGCCTCATTACTCTCCACTGGTTACTGGAGACAGTGCAGTACAAAACGTGTTGATCAGCTGTCGTCACTTAGAATTTGTAAGGCACAGAGGACCTGGAAGAGACagaataatgtcaaaaaatttaaGGCCCAGGTTAAATAACTCAActtggaaaaaaacactgtctttttcatttctacaaGCGGTCAGATAAGAGCCTTACAAGCACCTCTTCTAATCAGAGAAATGCAGCGCTGAATGAACAGCCGTGAGGGGTTACATAGTTGCTATGCTCCAAACGGACAGCAAAGCAACTATGACTTGTAAGCTGGAACTTGAATGGCATGAAATGGTAGAAAAGGGCCTAAACTGTTGAAGCAAAGtggaaaaaacgtcacaaaactgtataaaatttacaaaaacagcaagaTGTGTAAATTGAAAGCTGAATGGCCTAAAATGGCTGAAAAATACCTAAAAAAGAATTTACAAGAAAAACTTGTAAGCTCAAATGTGAATTACATTTCTGAAGCAATGCTGAATTGAGTGAAAAAGCAGCTCATACTGACTGAagcacagtgctgttaaacTGAAGGATGTGGGAGCTGAAGTCCATTAGCTGCAAAAGCTGAGaactctgtctttctgtctttttcaattcattttcaatGGCAGAACTATGATTTAgaaaaagtagaatatttcaaaaattataaatactagagaaaagaaagataatAGCAGAAATCCTGTCAGTGAGCTGAACGCTCTGATACTTGAACGGTTAGTGACAGAATGAAAGTAAAAGGAGGATCACAAATCTAACACCAGTGGAGCAGGCTAAATT
The genomic region above belongs to Seriola aureovittata isolate HTS-2021-v1 ecotype China chromosome 9, ASM2101889v1, whole genome shotgun sequence and contains:
- the LOC130175184 gene encoding neural cell adhesion molecule L1-like protein isoform X4; protein product: MRLAGSLQLALLLALTFRAAGLKIPLEVEQPPTITAHTSGPIIALPFDNIVTIRCEARGNPPPEYRWTKDGKDFIPPYVATNKTTYTGGTFVLPNEHLIQLQGKYRCYAYNKMGTAITEETELIVPSVPKFPKEEIDPIVVKEGEPIILKCNPPKGVAPRQIYWMSIGLQHIEKDERVSMGVDGNLYFSNALQNDSRRDYCCFAAFSRIRTIVQKTAMAVVVKSLKADNESDSSDDTPPVRKPGLLLPSGVQTEKVLLKGEELQLECIPEGFPTPSVQWMKMGDKLPLRTQFNNFGKLLTISAVDETDEGKYMCKANNSAGQTVHYFDVIVEEPPKWLTEPPQSQLTVIGSDVHIKCSVSGKPTPDITWRRNGEFLRDDPGSNRRVLDDTVVLHNARSEDTAVYQCEASNRHGSVLANVNIMITNMAPLILTRDYHEYAVIVGGEIIMNCSVFSSPPPTISWAKDDAPETIRGERFISLQNGSLQIITAEKNDSGKYVCAAFNTEGDSAVTAVLDVKDPTKIVDPPQDVQIISGTTAQLMCQAELDKSLWSTFEVVWKKDGEEIPLSFEENSSAHKFRYFVDDGMLQIMNVNLSDQGTYTCIARTSLDEDSATALLTVLDVPDAPMSLELSELKSPRNVSLSWVPGSDHNSSITEFVVEYEESQWDPGRWKELQKVPGNQATAELVLHGHLNYQFRVYAVNAVGPGPPSEPTERYKTPPAAPDRNPENIKIQGHLPHQMDISWEPLLPMEHNGPGLEYKVSYRKLGVEDPWKDHLVKRHSFVVKNTGTFVPYEIKIQSRNSHGWGPEPKVFTGYSGEDVPTAAPQDVAVEVINTTVLRVSWTPVPTSTLRGHLGGYNVQWLRKRSLLNPNKILDDRQSLSFPGRRSHAIVPGLAPFSEYTLNVSVFNKKGNGPNSDPVTFNTPEGVPEQVPVLTASNAQKDSILLVWGPPLEPNGILTGYLLQYHLINETTLEVVDSQEMNIIGADTTQLQLQGLEEGSLYRFHLSACTRAGCGPAQAQESNTVTAEYLSLTPAVAPVQSIPALLNISSYVSDTFAKISWTAREEQQDSQLYVAYMNNRDGNWRISEAVNTSQSFHVIDGLKPGMVYTVRLMTKRLLDNASIFEDVIQTQVKAMEGPQSDFSTRGWFIGTMCAVALLTLVVLMACFVRRNKGGKYAGTPPRQRQDMFSMEKVKEKEDLHPDVESQGMNDDTFCEYSDSDEKPLKGSSLCSLHGNGDRVSRDSLVDYADGGEEFDEDGSFIGEYCGRKHRGSVSEPSGPSAVTA
- the LOC130175184 gene encoding neural cell adhesion molecule L1-like protein isoform X3, yielding MRLAGSLQLALLLALTFRAAGLKIPLEVEQPPTITAHTSGPIIALPFDNIVTIRCEARGNPPPEYRWTKDGKDFIPPYVATNKTTYTGGTFVLPNEHLIQLQGKYRCYAYNKMGTAITEETELIVPSVPKFPKEEIDPIVVKEGEPIILKCNPPKGVAPRQIYWMSIGLQHIEKDERVSMGVDGNLYFSNALQNDSRRDYCCFAAFSRIRTIVQKTAMAVVVKSLKADNESDSSDDTPPVRKPGLLLPSGVQTEKVLLKGEELQLECIPEGFPTPSVQWMKMGDKLPLRTQFNNFGKLLTISAVDETDEGKYMCKANNSAGQTVHYFDVIVEEPPKWLTEPPQSQLTVIGSDVHIKCSVSGKPTPDITWRRNGEFLRDDPGSNRRVLDDTVVLHNARSEDTAVYQCEASNRHGSVLANVNIMITNMAPLILTRDYHEYAVIVGGEIIMNCSVFSSPPPTISWAKDDAPETIRGERFISLQNGSLQIITAEKNDSGKYVCAAFNTEGDSAVTAVLDVKDPTKIVDPPQDVQIISGTTAQLMCQAELDKSLWSTFEVVWKKDGEEIPLSFEENSSAHKFRYFVDDGMLQIMNVNLSDQGTYTCIARTSLDEDSATALLTVLDVPDAPMSLELSELKSPRNVSLSWVPGSDHNSSITEFVVEYEESQWDPGRWKELQKVPGNQATAELVLHGHLNYQFRVYAVNAVGPGPPSEPTERYKTPPAAPDRNPENIKIQGHLPHQMDISWEPLLPMEHNGPGLEYKVSYRKLGVEDPWKDHLVKRHSFVVKNTGTFVPYEIKIQSRNSHGWGPEPKVFTGYSGEDVPTAAPQDVAVEVINTTVLRVSWTPVPTSTLRGHLGGYNVQWLRKRSLLNPNKILDDRQSLSFPGRRSHAIVPGLAPFSEYTLNVSVFNKKGNGPNSDPVTFNTPEGVPEQVPVLTASNAQKDSILLVWGPPLEPNGILTGYLLQYHLINETTLEVVDSQEMNIIGADTTQLQLQGLEEGSLYRFHLSACTRAGCGPAQAQESNTVTAEYLSLTPAVAPVQSSHNCSRSFPSSIPDNSAHHSLVPALLNISSYVSDTFAKISWTAREEQQDSQLYVAYMNNRDGNWRISEAVNTSQSFHVIDGLKPGMVYTVRLMTKRLLDNASIFEDVIQTQVKAMEGPQSDFSTRGWFIGTMCAVALLTLVVLMACFVRRNKGGKYAVKEKEDLHPDVESQGMNDDTFCEYSDSDEKPLKGSSLCSLHGNGDRVSRDSLVDYADGGEEFDEDGSFIGEYCGRKHRGSVSEPSGPSAVTA